TATTATTCAATTGTTGAGCTATTGCTTAGCTAAATTTATCATAACGAATTTGCTGTGCTGAAAGACCCGCATTCACAATTAAAACACGGGTTGCCGCATCAACCATCGGGGCTGGGCCTGCAAGATAGCCGATCACATTGCTATTATCACCATCAACGCAACCTGCAGCAACGTCAGTGACAAACCCGCCCGCCAGCGTAATATCCGGAAAATCTGGATGAACTGACGCACTCGGCGCTTCATCAGATAGAACAAGGGTAACTTCAAGATTACCCTTTGCTTCTTTCATCATCGATGAAAGCTCGCTCATATAAAATGCATCTATTAAGGTTCTAACACCAAAAAACAGCTTTGCTTTTCGCTTTAAAAGATGCCCCGATCGCGTTGCATGATCTAAAATAGACATAATACCTGCAATGCCAGAACCGCCGACGATGCATATAAGGTCTTTATCTTCCTCAGGATGGAATGTTGCCCTCCCCAGAGGACCAAAGAGTTTTAACTGGCTGCCTTTAATGTCATTTTCAAAAATCCAATCGGAAAATCCACCATTTGGATTGCGCTTAACAACAAAACTTATGCGATCTGTTGAAGAATCATAATTCACCATAGAGTAAGCACGGCCACCAGTCAGATTTGGCGCTTCCACAACCATAAATTGGCCGGCTTGAAACGACAGATTCTCGCGCATAGCTATCTCATAATGGATAACATCTGACGTCAGTTTTTTGACTACGTCCACTGTTCCGTGGTGCAATTTAGGTAATGTGTTTTTGTTTTGGTCATCTGGAGTATCGGAAGGCACGCGCAGCACGCAATCGCCATTTGCGCGCGTCTGACACATAAGTATATCGCCTTTATCAGCTTTGTAACGCGCCATGCCTGGTGCGTCAGTCCATGCCATATCGATATTTCCATCCATAACGCGGGCCCTACAAGAACCACAGGTGCCTGTCGCGCAATCATAGGGAAGTTTAAGCCCCGCCTTTAACCCAGCGAATAAAATAGGCTCATCTTCAGCCGTCTCAAATTTATACTCACCTGATTTGGATTGTAGCGTGATGGTCATTTTATTGCAGCCTTTGAAGCTTGGTTTACATAGGCTGAGTATCAGGAGAAAAAGTCATCGTCGCCTAGCTCATCTTCTTCTTCGAAGTCATAGAGCAATTGTTCCGTGACAAATGCCATAACATGACCATCTTCCACCTTAGCATCATAGGTTTTGAGAGGCTTTTCTGCTTCGCCCTTTAATTCCAAGGTTTCCAGATCCCACGCCCAAAGGTGCTTTGTGCACGTCAAAACGCAACCAGCGATGACGCCAGATTCTTCCAAAGGTTCTTCCATATGAGGACACACAGGCGGTAAAACGGTGTAACCATTCTTGTGGCGAGCCACAAGAACAGGAATTCCTCCCGCAGCGCCTGCCCAAAACTTTTTGACGCCGCCTTCAGTAACTTCGTCTGTGGTGCAAATCTTTGTCCAGCTCATTGGTTTAATCCAATCCTTATACTCATTGCCTTATCACTCGAGGCCTTATTATTCAGGGCATATTACTTAGAAGTTCGAGCTAATTTGGCATCATCTATCAAAATTAAATACAATCGATGTTGGTTAAATAGGCCAATGAGACCCTTTGTCCAAGCGACGGTTATCTAATTTAACTTCACGCTTGAGAAACTTCACTTGGTCATTTTCAATGACAAAATCATCAATATATTTGCCAACCAAAAACAGGCGGCTTTCACCTGAATCAATATGAGAATTATTACCATCAAGCATGTTTTGATAAACAACAAACGAACTCACTGCACTGGCAGATTTACCATCCTCAGCCACATCAACTGTGTAAACGGATGTATGACGGCGCAAGGGAGAATGATCTGTATTGTGCTTAGGGAGCAGATCAATGATGGATGTCATTTCCTTCAAGTCGCCCTCCATATAGATCATGTCTTTATTAATCTCTGGGCTGAAAGAGGTTATTATATAGTAGTAATCTTCACTACATAATGCGAGCCAGTCGTGCCATTCCTGACCATCCAGTGCAATGGTTGCTCGATAAATCGTATCCCGAACTGAGTTAGAAATATCATAATTATTGTTTGGCATTTATTATCATTCCCTGAGTGATGGCGAGGTCTTTTTGTCCGCCCGCCTTAACATGTTTGCTATCCGCTATATTTTTCATTTCTCATGCAATTGATAAGATAATTGATCAATTTCTCATCAGCCAATGACTGCATTTTAAAGAAAAATGGTCACGTCGCAAAACTTGCTTTAATGACAGATGGTCGCAAGACCAGAAACCTATTTTGGTTACAGGTCTTGCATCATTGTTGATTAAATTATTCTGCTGCTTCCGCTTCGGCTGCGGCCGCTGGTGGAGAATATGGTTGATCCGGCGCACTTGGCAGACGGTCCATCCAACGACCCCATTCATCATAATAATGGCGCATACCATTTTCATCATGGATGGTTTGATTTTCCTGACGACCATGGAGAATACGGCGATTATCCGTCTTCTCGCGCATTGTTGTCCCTTGACCGGTAACACCAATCAGGTCTTCATGCAGATTGCGACCGAATGGGCCCCAAATCGAGTTGTGGTGCTTAATTCTGGTAGCACGGTCCTCTGCGGAATCACTTTTTAAACCAAGCCCACGGAATTCAATCATCACTTTATTTGGACCTAATGGCGTAACCACATCGGTACGCAAGGCTGATCCGCGCAAGTTGAAGTTGAAGCCAGGGAACAGATCAATCATATACCACTGGTTCGGTGGCAAATGCGGGAATGACAATTCTGCGCGACTTTCGAAGCCTTCGTAATTCTCGTAATTAACTTCAAATGAGCCGACAACGACATGGCCGTGGTCAAAGGCTTCATTTTTACGAGCAAAATAGGAATCATTAAAACCGGTTACCCTATTATGGTAGTGCATGAAGTCGTGATAAAACTCACTGTTAGTATCATGCCATAACTTATAGTTCGTATCGATTATCGCTTTATGATAATGGAAAACCTCAAGAGGCTCTTCATCAAGAGACTTTTGCAAGCACTCAAAAGGTTTGCCTGCCCAGTCTTCAAGAGAAACTGATGGATTATCGCTGAGGTTAACCCAGACAAAACCACCGTATTTTACTTCACAGCGAAGTCTGCGCAGCCCTACATCGGCTTTACACAAACGATCCTGATAGCCTTCTTCTTCTCTGGAGACATAGACACAATTGCCCTTCATGTCGAACTGCCAAGCATGGAACATACAAGTCATACGCTTAGGGTTGCCTGATGGCTGACCTTCCATAAAACTTCCAGATGGACGCCGCTCAATAAGCATACCACGGTGAGGGCAAACATTGAGGAATGCTCGCACTACCTTGTCGGGACCACGTGTTATTATGATGGGCTCATTAGCAATACTTGTGGTGCGGAAGTCATAAGGCTCAGGAAGCTCAGATTCATGGCAGACCGGCACCCATACCTGTTTGAAAATTTTCGAATTTTCTTCTTCAGCAATAGTCTCATCAGAATAAACGCGACTATCGATCCACTCGCCTTTTTCAAGCTTTGGGTCCGCTGTCCATTGTTTGTTATTGCGTGCGGGCATAAGTCATCTCCTAAATGTTTCAGCTATCCATCTATTTAAACTGCAAGATCGCTCCTGAACTCACAGACACCAATAGACAGCTGCCTCCAAATGGTAACCTAAGATACCAAGATCATAATATATCTCTGCACCTAAAGATTTTCATAGTATCTAACTTTAACATAGGTAAGTCTTCTACTGCTACAGATTATACAATCAAAACCATCTATTAGATTATCGAAGCTATAAATCATTATTATATGAGAATATCTGCAAAAAATATCTACTTAAAACAATAGCTTAAAAAACAACCTCAAAATAGCTTTGCGGCAAAAAGAACATGCAACCTCTACTTAACGTTCACTTCAACGCGCGCAACTCCATTATTACCCACGCCGTAAAAAGTAACGACTTGCTCAAGTGGTTGTATATTACCTTTTGAATCCGTTGCTCGAGAAACCAGCGTATGTTTTCCAGGGGTGGCCTGCCATTCATAATTCCAGCCGCGCCATGCAAATTCACCAATGGGTTCTTCCAGCGATGCGTCATTCCAAGTTTTACCATCATCTGCACTTACTTCGACGCGCGATATCTGATTTTTCCCAGCCCATGCACGGCCCGTTAAGGTGACAGGGCCAGGCTCTAAACGACGCTCAAGTGATGGAAATGTAGAAACACCTGGAGGCGCCATCAATGCGCGCACTTTAATCGTCTCAATCGCAGTTCCCGCATCTCCTGCACCACTGGTTTCGCGATAAAATATCATCTGCATGCCATTGAAGGCCTCAGTGACAACTTCTATTTGATTAAGCCATTTTACGCTTGTCATTCCATACCAACCTGGAACAAGGAGGCGAAGCGGATAGCCATGTTGCGGCTCAAGGGGGGCGCCATTCATTTCATAAGCCAGAATTACTTCATCGTTCATCGCATCAGCAATGGTAAGAGAGCGTTGATAATATTGGTCTTCTCCTGATTGTATTCCTCTATCTGCACCCGTAAACAGCACCTCTAAAGCGCCATCAGCAAGACTAGCTTCTTCCAAAATACCTTTAAGAGGCGTGCCAGTCCATAAAGCTGTACTCACAGCGTCATGCGTCCAAGGCTGGTTTACAGGGCGCGGTTTCATGAAAGCGCGGCCATTTCCGGCGCATTCCAAAGTCACTGGCATTTTGACGGCTGGTCGTTTCTTGATGTCATCAAGGTCCAGTTTAATCGACTTATTAACATGCCCACCAATGTCCAATTGCCATGTGCTGGAGTCTACAACAGGAATATCCCAGTGATTAAGGAGATAGTGCATGCCTGTAGGTGTAATCGGCATACGAAGTCCCTCTGCCGGTATTCCGCGATTTCTGAACGCAAGCTGAACTTCTTGAAACTCAAATGTGTTCTCACTTGTATGGCCGCCCTCACTTACAAGAACATCAGACATTTTCTTCCCCTTCATGATTTTACTGGATTGTTTTTAACTTTGGTTTGGAGCAAAGACCCGATAATAGCTGGTTTATATATTTATTTCCAAGCAGAACTTTTTACTACCTGGATCGATCTCACGACACAGCCATTTTTACAAATCAAGTTTAAATGAGCCTATTACGACCAAATCTCTAAAGCCTAATTGGGCTGTGAATCAACCGGTCTTGAATTTGATTTTTAAACTAAATCAAAACCGCTAATTTAGTTAACACGCTAGTTGTTGTTGAATTCAACCTGCGTCACAAACCGTGGCCGACGCACGGCGTTATTTTCAAGAGTAAAAATTTTCAAATTAGCTGTGCCAAATAAAGGGGCATAGTCTCCAACCACAGAAACAAGAATTACTGTTTCACCTTCGGGTAGGGCCGGCAGAGAAAAATTTTGCAAATCTTTATCGCGGAGTTCCTCTTGTCCATCACTTGTTTTGCTCCACAAGACCGACAAAGCTGGATCACCATCACTGTCAAATTCATTTTCAATGCTTGTGATGCTTACGCGATAATTTGTGGCGTTGTCATAGCGACCCAAGAGAGATCTTGCGGTTTCAAAAAATAGATCAATTGATCCGTTATCCACCGACGTCTGCCTGCTCACCAAATCTACAACTATGGTCGCTGAATCATTGTAAGCTTGTCGCGCTCGCACACCATCGATAACCACCAACGATCCAAGAAACAAAAGTATAAATATTGGTGCCACTAAGGCTAATTCTACTGCGGCTACGCCTTTTACATTTTTTGCAAACCTAGCGCTGGCAGAAACCAAAACCCAACTTGTACACTTGGCACATGTTTGAATTGAATTGAACATTGAGAATTTCATTCTAGCTACCCCTTAAATGCCAATCAAAACGGTTCATTTACAAAGGCTGAAGAAGCTATGATTGCATATTTACCCGATGCTTCTAAGGGCAATTGAAGCCCAAACCCAATCCCAGGAACTAAGACATTTGTCAAAAAACAAACACGCATGAACACTGTTTCAGACGACCCCCCAGGATCAAATTGCACAACCGGATTAATGTTCAGTGCTTCATCTCGGCATTGCGCATTATCATTCGGAAGGTCTGTTACGTCATTAATGGTTATCAATTCTAACAACAAGTTTTCGGTACAATTCGATCCAGCCAATACAGACATGTTGTCACATATATTTTGTTCTATCTTATCATGGGTGATTTCGTTGTTTGAGGCCTTACCTATGTATATATCCTTCGTTGCAACCGACACCGAATAATTCAACATGGCGACTTTGCTAAAGGTATAGCCGACTTCGAGGATTGATATGACGATTATAAAAAACACAGGTGCGAGGAGCGCAAATTCTATCGCAGTTACACCGCTTTCCGACTTAACAAAAGGCTCAGTTTTCTTTTTAAATTTGCATAAAAACATGTTCTTAACCTGAAATGCGAAGTGCAGAAATGGATGTCCTGATAGCCTCAAACGCTTGGGCTAAATCTAGAGATTGAACAGAAAAATAAGCCCCCCCATTAGCAACGCAATTCTGCAGTGTGGTGATGTCCTCAGTATTTGTGATTTTAAATCCAATCGCATAAATTCTGACGCCATTTCCTGCCATCTCATCACAGGTTTTCTTGAGGTGGCCGAAGGCTGTATTATCTGACGCGGGGTCAGTTAAGTTGCCTTCTTCTACGATTGTTTGTCTGGGGCGAGATCCATTATTAAGCTGTACATTCGAGCTCGTTATGGTGCTTTGAGGGCGGATTTGTTCCGTAACCCCTCCATCAGCCATCAGAATAAAAATTTTGGTAATGCTGGTATCGTCATACTCGGCAGGACGGTTGGGAAAATCACCGCCAAGCTTGCCGCGCCACTTTGGAGACAAAACTTTCGCTCCCCACAAGGCACCAATATCCGTTGCTGTTCCCGCAGACAACTGATTACCCATGGTTGCAACTCTTTGGCTCAAAGCCGCTGCATCATTTGAGTTTAGCATTATTTCTGAATCAGATACTGGGCACCAAGGGCCACGCAACCTAAAAGCTGTGAAATTAGGCAATTGCGAATGAGAATTGGCCGCGAGCAATTCATCAGAAAAATCATCTTGTGTATATTCAAGGCAATTATCCCCTTCACTAAAACGGAAAGCATTAAAAGGGACATTTTCTTCTATGAAATATTGGCTCTGGGAAGGATCCACAATCGCGTTTGAATTTTCATAGGCGTATTCGTTGAAAAGTTGGGAACCAACATTAACGCTGCCGCCGAAAGGAATGAGGCTAATAGAAGTATTAGCCTGTCCTTTTAGTATTAGCTCAATGAAATCTTTTGTAGCTTCTTCGAGTGCTGCAATCCTGTCGCCATCCATAGACAGAGAAATGTCGAGTGACAGTGCGATTTCAAAACCGGTTTCGGCCTGAATAGCAGTCGATTCAGCTGTTGCTATGCTGTCTTTAATCCCGATAAATCTAAAAAATGGTAGATCAAGATCTAGACTTGCAGTGATTTCAATTTCTCTTTCAGAACTACTGATTGTTACTGCATTAACGTTTGTGACCACGTTAGAAAAAAAGTCTCCCTCAGGAAGGTTTGCGACGACATATTCATTGGCGATTTGCTCTAAGTTTGCGTTTTGTTTATTGTTAAGAGAGGCGGCGGCAAGCGCAGCGGCTTC
This is a stretch of genomic DNA from Hyphomicrobiales bacterium. It encodes these proteins:
- a CDS encoding aromatic ring-hydroxylating dioxygenase subunit alpha, with the translated sequence MPARNNKQWTADPKLEKGEWIDSRVYSDETIAEEENSKIFKQVWVPVCHESELPEPYDFRTTSIANEPIIITRGPDKVVRAFLNVCPHRGMLIERRPSGSFMEGQPSGNPKRMTCMFHAWQFDMKGNCVYVSREEEGYQDRLCKADVGLRRLRCEVKYGGFVWVNLSDNPSVSLEDWAGKPFECLQKSLDEEPLEVFHYHKAIIDTNYKLWHDTNSEFYHDFMHYHNRVTGFNDSYFARKNEAFDHGHVVVGSFEVNYENYEGFESRAELSFPHLPPNQWYMIDLFPGFNFNLRGSALRTDVVTPLGPNKVMIEFRGLGLKSDSAEDRATRIKHHNSIWGPFGRNLHEDLIGVTGQGTTMREKTDNRRILHGRQENQTIHDENGMRHYYDEWGRWMDRLPSAPDQPYSPPAAAAEAEAAE
- a CDS encoding pilus assembly protein TadG-related protein; its protein translation is MNMRKIILGIKRYIGIFMKKASKFYRNISGNFAILTAVAFVPVAFMIGGAVDVFQFTTTKTTLQNATEAAALAAASLNNKQNANLEQIANEYVVANLPEGDFFSNVVTNVNAVTISSSEREIEITASLDLDLPFFRFIGIKDSIATAESTAIQAETGFEIALSLDISLSMDGDRIAALEEATKDFIELILKGQANTSISLIPFGGSVNVGSQLFNEYAYENSNAIVDPSQSQYFIEENVPFNAFRFSEGDNCLEYTQDDFSDELLAANSHSQLPNFTAFRLRGPWCPVSDSEIMLNSNDAAALSQRVATMGNQLSAGTATDIGALWGAKVLSPKWRGKLGGDFPNRPAEYDDTSITKIFILMADGGVTEQIRPQSTITSSNVQLNNGSRPRQTIVEEGNLTDPASDNTAFGHLKKTCDEMAGNGVRIYAIGFKITNTEDITTLQNCVANGGAYFSVQSLDLAQAFEAIRTSISALRISG
- a CDS encoding nuclear transport factor 2 family protein — its product is MPNNNYDISNSVRDTIYRATIALDGQEWHDWLALCSEDYYYIITSFSPEINKDMIYMEGDLKEMTSIIDLLPKHNTDHSPLRRHTSVYTVDVAEDGKSASAVSSFVVYQNMLDGNNSHIDSGESRLFLVGKYIDDFVIENDQVKFLKREVKLDNRRLDKGSHWPI
- a CDS encoding TadE/TadG family type IV pilus assembly protein; the protein is MFLCKFKKKTEPFVKSESGVTAIEFALLAPVFFIIVISILEVGYTFSKVAMLNYSVSVATKDIYIGKASNNEITHDKIEQNICDNMSVLAGSNCTENLLLELITINDVTDLPNDNAQCRDEALNINPVVQFDPGGSSETVFMRVCFLTNVLVPGIGFGLQLPLEASGKYAIIASSAFVNEPF
- a CDS encoding sulfite oxidase, producing the protein MSDVLVSEGGHTSENTFEFQEVQLAFRNRGIPAEGLRMPITPTGMHYLLNHWDIPVVDSSTWQLDIGGHVNKSIKLDLDDIKKRPAVKMPVTLECAGNGRAFMKPRPVNQPWTHDAVSTALWTGTPLKGILEEASLADGALEVLFTGADRGIQSGEDQYYQRSLTIADAMNDEVILAYEMNGAPLEPQHGYPLRLLVPGWYGMTSVKWLNQIEVVTEAFNGMQMIFYRETSGAGDAGTAIETIKVRALMAPPGVSTFPSLERRLEPGPVTLTGRAWAGKNQISRVEVSADDGKTWNDASLEEPIGEFAWRGWNYEWQATPGKHTLVSRATDSKGNIQPLEQVVTFYGVGNNGVARVEVNVK
- a CDS encoding 2Fe-2S iron-sulfur cluster binding domain-containing protein yields the protein MTITLQSKSGEYKFETAEDEPILFAGLKAGLKLPYDCATGTCGSCRARVMDGNIDMAWTDAPGMARYKADKGDILMCQTRANGDCVLRVPSDTPDDQNKNTLPKLHHGTVDVVKKLTSDVIHYEIAMRENLSFQAGQFMVVEAPNLTGGRAYSMVNYDSSTDRISFVVKRNPNGGFSDWIFENDIKGSQLKLFGPLGRATFHPEEDKDLICIVGGSGIAGIMSILDHATRSGHLLKRKAKLFFGVRTLIDAFYMSELSSMMKEAKGNLEVTLVLSDEAPSASVHPDFPDITLAGGFVTDVAAGCVDGDNSNVIGYLAGPAPMVDAATRVLIVNAGLSAQQIRYDKFS
- a CDS encoding Rieske 2Fe-2S domain-containing protein, which encodes MSWTKICTTDEVTEGGVKKFWAGAAGGIPVLVARHKNGYTVLPPVCPHMEEPLEESGVIAGCVLTCTKHLWAWDLETLELKGEAEKPLKTYDAKVEDGHVMAFVTEQLLYDFEEEDELGDDDFFS